The following coding sequences are from one Phycisphaeraceae bacterium window:
- a CDS encoding lamin tail domain-containing protein — MIDAAVAIVITEIMYNPASNEKQPVKVEWVELYNRSDQPVDLSGWKLADEDGESAPIPDNAILPGGQALVLIPDAQDPRAFRSAWPQRRGEQTYPVLQLDGWRRGGFGGLSNQPSPTNEVLSLRRPDDSIADLVNFDDTDPWPTDTPEGPSIYLLPHAIDPDLNDDGHNWARSEPRTHQARNAINRAGYSELDIGSPGVVEIDLPEDAPEE; from the coding sequence ATGATTGATGCCGCCGTCGCCATTGTGATCACCGAGATCATGTACAACCCCGCCTCGAACGAGAAACAGCCCGTCAAGGTCGAGTGGGTCGAGCTCTATAACCGCTCGGACCAACCCGTCGATCTCTCGGGCTGGAAGCTCGCCGATGAGGACGGCGAATCCGCACCGATCCCCGATAACGCCATTCTGCCCGGCGGGCAGGCTCTCGTCCTGATCCCCGATGCTCAGGACCCCAGAGCCTTCCGCTCCGCCTGGCCACAACGCCGAGGCGAGCAAACGTACCCCGTCCTCCAACTCGACGGCTGGCGCCGGGGCGGCTTCGGCGGGCTCTCCAACCAGCCCTCACCGACCAACGAGGTGCTCTCGCTCCGACGCCCCGACGACTCCATCGCCGACCTCGTGAACTTCGACGACACCGACCCCTGGCCCACCGACACCCCCGAAGGCCCCTCCATCTACCTCCTGCCCCACGCCATCGACCCCGACCTCAATGACGATGGTCACAACTGGGCACGCTCCGAACCCAGGACCCACCAGGCCCGAAACGCCATCAACCGTGCCGGCTACTCCGAACTCGACATCGGCTCCCCAGGCGTCGTCGAGATCGATCTGCCTGAGGACGCGCCCGAAGAGTGA
- a CDS encoding ABC transporter permease produces the protein MTFLLETLRLGFTNLLLHKLRSLLTMLGIIFGVASVIGMVAIGEGSKVKALEEIAQLGARNIILQSRKPPEDLGAANANQRMISYGILRTDLNRIRETVDGVERLVPLKRVGNRVMQRIYGAPAEVYGTTPELLDVTALTVARGRYIESEDMTQGRRVAVLGAEVAEALFPLSDPLEGVITIDNAPFRVVGVLAETGVLGGNITSDVGRNLNYDLHIPLPAAENQFGDMLIRRRSGSFEATKVELQELILVAERQEDVLPIADRVRRILELSHAGKDDVAMVVPLELLAQVERTQRLFNLLMVAIASISLLVGGIGIMNIMLATVTERTREIGIRRALGATRGHIVAQFLVETTTLSGLGGVLGVGVGLSLAGVLALLHTQVDGLEMPVVTLWSVLVSFGVATVVGIVFGLYPAVKASRQDPIDALRHD, from the coding sequence ATGACGTTTTTGCTCGAGACGCTCCGGCTTGGCTTTACCAATCTGCTGCTGCACAAGCTGCGGTCGCTGCTGACGATGCTGGGGATCATTTTCGGGGTCGCGTCGGTGATCGGGATGGTGGCGATCGGCGAGGGGTCGAAGGTCAAGGCGTTGGAGGAGATCGCTCAGCTGGGGGCACGCAACATCATTCTCCAGAGCCGCAAGCCGCCTGAGGATTTGGGCGCGGCGAACGCGAATCAGCGGATGATTTCGTACGGGATCCTGCGGACGGACCTGAATCGGATCCGGGAGACAGTGGATGGGGTCGAGCGGCTGGTTCCGCTTAAGCGGGTGGGGAATCGGGTCATGCAGCGGATTTACGGGGCACCTGCGGAGGTCTACGGGACGACGCCAGAGTTGTTGGATGTGACGGCGTTGACGGTGGCGCGGGGTCGTTATATCGAGTCCGAGGACATGACCCAGGGGCGTCGCGTGGCGGTGTTGGGGGCGGAGGTCGCGGAGGCGTTGTTCCCGCTCTCGGACCCGCTGGAGGGCGTGATTACGATTGACAACGCGCCGTTTCGGGTGGTCGGTGTGCTGGCGGAGACGGGGGTGCTGGGCGGAAACATCACGTCAGACGTGGGGCGGAATCTGAACTACGACCTGCATATCCCGTTGCCGGCGGCGGAGAATCAGTTCGGCGACATGCTGATCCGGCGACGGTCGGGGTCGTTCGAGGCGACGAAGGTGGAGTTGCAGGAGTTGATTCTGGTCGCGGAGCGTCAGGAGGATGTGCTGCCGATCGCGGATCGGGTCCGGCGGATTCTTGAGCTGTCGCACGCGGGCAAGGACGACGTGGCGATGGTGGTCCCGCTTGAGCTGCTGGCTCAGGTCGAGCGGACCCAGCGGCTGTTTAACCTGCTGATGGTGGCGATCGCGTCGATCAGCCTGCTGGTCGGCGGGATCGGGATCATGAACATCATGCTGGCGACGGTGACCGAGCGCACGCGGGAGATCGGGATCCGCCGGGCGCTGGGCGCGACGCGCGGGCACATCGTGGCTCAGTTTCTGGTCGAGACGACGACGCTGTCGGGCCTGGGTGGGGTGTTGGGCGTGGGCGTCGGGTTGTCGCTGGCGGGGGTACTGGCGCTGCTGCACACCCAGGTGGACGGGCTCGAGATGCCGGTGGTGACGCTTTGGTCGGTCCTGGTCAGTTTTGGCGTGGCGACGGTGGTGGGAATCGTGTTCGGGTTGTACCCGGCGGTCAAGGCGTCACGGCAGGACCCGATTGACGCGCTGCGGCACGACTAG
- the rmuC gene encoding DNA recombination protein RmuC, translating to MMTTLLVGLGVLCGVLGLGCGVLWRGRERQRRVAEERRVALEHEKHLVGDLDRELRDAEVEQARLREQVAGFEQRLVEQKKALEEALAKSQEASERVFKALAGDVLKSSTDEFLKVAGQRLKTEQKEGLHQIEERRKAVEGLVTPIREALAKQSESVTKMEKEREAAYHALRQQLVSLGETQIKLKDETGNLVKALRRPEVRGRWGEIQLRRVAELAGMIDHCDFAEQPSFDKPEVGKQRPDMAVALAGGRRIVVDAKTPLDAYLDAMQESDEAAREVQLDRHAAQIMTQVNNLSSKGYQQNFERSPDFVVLFIPSEAFLEPALRRRPTLIEEAMGKGIVIATPGTLMALLKVVAMGWREERVAESAREIAEHGRELHKRVATAVAHLQRLGKAIDSTVDCYNKFAGSVDRQVLPQARRFEELGAGSEKEVGEVRMVEGVVRGVEG from the coding sequence ATGATGACAACGCTATTGGTTGGACTTGGCGTCTTGTGTGGTGTTCTGGGTCTGGGGTGCGGGGTGTTGTGGCGGGGGCGCGAACGGCAGAGACGGGTGGCGGAGGAGCGGCGGGTCGCGCTGGAGCACGAGAAGCACCTGGTGGGGGACCTGGATCGTGAGTTGCGCGATGCGGAGGTTGAGCAAGCACGGCTGCGCGAGCAGGTGGCGGGTTTTGAGCAGCGGCTGGTGGAGCAGAAGAAGGCGCTGGAGGAGGCGCTGGCCAAGTCGCAGGAGGCGTCGGAGCGTGTGTTCAAGGCGCTGGCGGGGGATGTACTCAAGTCGAGCACGGATGAGTTTCTCAAAGTCGCCGGGCAACGACTCAAGACGGAGCAGAAGGAGGGGCTGCATCAGATCGAGGAGCGCAGGAAGGCGGTGGAGGGATTGGTGACGCCTATTCGGGAGGCGCTGGCGAAACAGAGCGAGTCGGTGACGAAGATGGAGAAGGAGCGGGAGGCTGCGTATCACGCGCTGCGTCAGCAGCTGGTGAGTCTTGGTGAGACGCAGATCAAGCTCAAGGATGAGACGGGGAATCTGGTCAAGGCGCTTCGGCGGCCGGAGGTGCGCGGGCGCTGGGGCGAGATTCAGTTGCGTCGGGTGGCGGAGTTGGCGGGGATGATCGATCACTGCGACTTCGCGGAGCAGCCGAGTTTTGACAAGCCGGAGGTGGGCAAGCAGCGGCCGGACATGGCGGTGGCGCTGGCGGGGGGCCGGCGGATTGTGGTGGACGCGAAGACACCTCTGGATGCCTATCTGGATGCGATGCAGGAGTCGGATGAGGCGGCCCGGGAGGTTCAGCTGGATCGACACGCGGCGCAGATCATGACGCAGGTCAACAACCTGTCATCGAAGGGGTATCAGCAGAACTTTGAGCGTTCGCCTGACTTTGTGGTGCTGTTTATCCCGAGCGAGGCGTTTCTTGAGCCGGCGCTTCGGCGTCGTCCGACGCTGATCGAGGAGGCGATGGGCAAGGGGATCGTGATCGCGACGCCCGGGACGCTGATGGCGCTGCTGAAGGTGGTGGCGATGGGCTGGCGGGAGGAGCGGGTCGCTGAGAGTGCACGGGAGATCGCGGAGCACGGCCGGGAGCTGCACAAGCGGGTGGCGACGGCGGTGGCGCACCTGCAGCGGCTGGGCAAGGCAATCGACTCGACGGTGGACTGCTACAACAAGTTCGCGGGTTCGGTGGATCGCCAGGTGCTGCCCCAGGCGCGGCGGTTTGAGGAGCTCGGGGCGGGGAGTGAGAAGGAGGTGGGCGAGGTGCGGATGGTGGAGGGGGTGGTACGGGGGGTGGAGGGGTGA
- the nusG gene encoding transcription termination/antitermination protein NusG — MSDEMTRTETTAPVDSPIAEGGIPADEPLVMPGMNWFVLRVASNKEDSVRQTLLRKIKIEDLTNLVNRILVPTEKEKTIKGGKQRVIEKKLYPGYVFVEMALEDDGRIPQDVFFLIKETTGVGDFIGTAGRPSPMSEPEIEKMLMASKPAEEQPQVKMEFAKGDHIKIVDGPFENMEGTVDELMPDQGKVKVIVTIFGRSTPLELEYWLIERVEDA; from the coding sequence ATGTCAGACGAGATGACGCGGACAGAGACGACGGCCCCGGTGGATTCGCCGATTGCGGAGGGCGGGATTCCTGCGGATGAGCCGTTGGTGATGCCGGGGATGAACTGGTTTGTGCTGCGGGTGGCGTCGAACAAAGAGGACTCGGTGCGTCAGACGCTGCTGCGCAAGATCAAGATCGAGGACCTGACGAACCTGGTGAACCGGATTCTGGTTCCGACGGAGAAGGAGAAGACGATCAAGGGCGGGAAGCAGCGCGTGATCGAGAAGAAGCTGTATCCCGGATATGTCTTTGTCGAGATGGCGCTGGAGGACGATGGCCGGATCCCTCAGGACGTGTTTTTCCTGATCAAGGAGACGACGGGGGTGGGAGATTTCATTGGGACGGCGGGTCGTCCGTCGCCTATGTCGGAGCCGGAGATCGAGAAGATGCTGATGGCGTCGAAGCCGGCGGAGGAGCAGCCGCAGGTGAAGATGGAGTTCGCGAAGGGCGACCACATCAAGATTGTGGATGGTCCGTTCGAGAACATGGAGGGGACGGTGGACGAGTTGATGCCGGACCAGGGCAAGGTGAAGGTGATCGTGACGATTTTTGGTCGTTCGACGCCCCTGGAACTGGAGTACTGGCTGATCGAGCGCGTTGAGGATGCCTAA